In Prosthecochloris sp. GSB1, the following proteins share a genomic window:
- the lspA gene encoding signal peptidase II, giving the protein MFLFFTVTALVVLLDQFTKHLAVGYLRDNPGSISLAGDWLKLTYTENPGIAFGVSVGSQSLLVAMTVLILLALFLYVFFSKNRLPAFLATFGLILGGGVGNLIDRATVGRVVDFIHLDIYQGYLFGTWTSLWPVFNLADSAITVGACILVFRYKSIFREH; this is encoded by the coding sequence ATGTTTCTTTTTTTCACCGTCACCGCGCTGGTTGTCCTTCTCGACCAGTTCACCAAGCACCTTGCCGTCGGCTATCTCCGGGACAACCCCGGCAGCATTTCCCTCGCCGGAGACTGGCTCAAGCTGACCTATACCGAAAACCCCGGGATCGCTTTCGGCGTATCAGTGGGTTCTCAATCCCTGCTGGTCGCCATGACCGTGCTGATACTCCTGGCGCTGTTTCTTTACGTCTTTTTCTCGAAAAACCGCCTTCCGGCCTTCCTGGCCACATTCGGGCTCATTCTCGGCGGAGGCGTCGGCAACCTCATCGACCGGGCTACCGTGGGCCGTGTAGTCGATTTCATCCACCTCGACATCTACCAGGGTTATCTTTTCGGGACATGGACATCGCTCTGGCCGGTATTCAATCTCGCCGATTCGGCCATTACGGTCGGCGCCTGCATCCTCGTCTTCCGATACAAAAGCATTTTCAGGGAGCACTGA